GTTCAAGCGGTGATATTAGAGTAAGCGACAAAGAAGAGACCGAGATTTTTTTAAAAGGTGCTGGATGGGCTGTTAAAAAAGGTTATGGCGTAAAAGAGGATCTTGAATATACAGAAAATAAAGGCTGTATGGAGGGCGCAGATCCAGATAAGGTTTCTGACAGGGCATACGAAAGAGGAAGAAAACAATCAGGAACGCTTGGTTCAGGCAATCATTTCTTAGAAATCCAGGTAGTAGACGAGGTTTACGACGATAAAATCGCAAATATCTTTGGACTTTTTAAAGGCCAGGCTACAGTTATGATCCATTCTGGTTCACGCGGTCTTGGCTACCAGGTGTGTGATGATTATGTAAAAGGTATGGTGAGATGTTTAGGTAAATATAATATAAATGTGCCTGACAGACAACTTGCATGTGCGCCCCTGGATTCTCCAGAAGGAAAGGCATATTTTTCTGCCATGAAATGCGCCGCGAATTATGCGTGGAGCAATAGACAATGCCTTATGTATCTTGCAAGAGAGATCTTTGAGAAGGTCTTTAGCAAAAGCTGGAGTGATCTGGGCCTACATCTTGTATATGACGTAGCGCATAACATTGCAAAGATGGAGAGACACATTGTCGACGGCAAAGAAAAGACATTATGTGTTCACAGAAAGGGTGCTACACGAGCATTTCCGCCGCATCATCCAGATATTCCAGAAAGGTACAAAGAAACAGGCCAGCCAGTGATTATTCCAGGAGATATGGGTAGTTTTTCTTACATTCTTGCAGGTACTAAAGGCTCTATGCAAGAAACCTTTGGCTCGACCTGCCATGGCGCAGGAAGACGTATGTCTCGTTCTGCTGCAATAAGAAAATGCAGCGGCAGAAGAATAGATAAGGAATTATTTGACAGAAGTGGTATAATAGTTAGAGCTAAAGGCAGGTCTACTTTAGCCGAAGAAGCGCCAGAGGCATACAAAGATGTTGAGGCAGTAGTGGATGTAGTGCACCAGGCAGGCATCTCAAAAAAGATCGCCAGGATGAAACCACTTGGCGTAATCAAAGGATAAGGAAAGAGTCATGTTAGACATAAAATTTATCAGAGAAAACCCAGATATAGTAAAAAAGGCAATAAAGAATAGAGGTCTTAAGATAGACATAAAGGAACTCCTGGATCTAGATGCCGAACGCCGTAAAATTCTGGCAGAGGTAGAGGTTCTAAAGTCAGACAAGAACAAGGTCTCTAAGGGTGGGAAGCCCAGCCCAGACGTCATAGCTAATATGAAGGCTATATCCCAAAAAGTAGCTGATTTAGATGGTAAGGTGGGGCAAATTAGCCAAAAAATAAGCACTTTAATGCTTAACATCCCAAATATACCCCATAAATCCATACCTGTGGGGAGGCCAGAAGCCAATAAGGTGGTTCGTAAGTGGGGAAACATCCCTAAATTTGACTTTAAACCTAAGAGCCACATAGAGTTAGGACAAAATCTCGACATATTAGATTTCCCTCGCTCAGCCAAGATATCTGGTTCAGGGTTTTGCCTCTTTAAGGGAATGGGTGCCCAACTCGAAAGAGCGCTTATTAACTTTATGCTGGATCTCCACACAAAGGAGCATGGGTATAAGGAGGTATTTCCGCCATTCTTAGTTAACAGAGCCAGCATGACAGCTACAGGCCAGCTGCCTAATCTAGAGGAAGACATGTATCGCCTAAAGGATGATGACCTGTTTCTTATCCCTACAGCAGAGGTACCTGTGACAAATATGCACAGGGATGAAGTATTGGATGAGGGAAAACTACCTACCTACTATACTGCATATACAGCGTGTTTCAGGCGAGAGGCAGGCTCATACGGCAAAGATACAAAGGGCCTTATGAGGGTGCACCAGTTTGACAAGATAGAAATGGTTAAGTTCGTAAAGCCAGACTCGTCTTATGACGAACTCGAGAGTTTATTGAAATGCGCGGAAGAAGTGCTTAAAAGATTGAAACTTTCTTATCGCGTAATAATGCTTTCAACAGGCGATATAAGCTTTGCTACCTCTAAATGCTATGATATCGAGGCATGGGCTCCAGGTATTGAGAAAAATCTTGAGGTCTCCAGCTGCAGTAATTTCACAGATTTTCAGGCGCGGAGAGCAAACATAAAATATAGACCAAAGGATAAGAAAAAGTTAGAATATGTCCATACGCTTAATGGTTCTGGTATTGCGCTAGCCAGGACAGTCATCGCAATAATAGAAAATTATCAAGAGAAAGACGGCAGCATCTTAATACCAGAGGTACTCAGGCCGTATATGAATGGCCGCGAGAAGATCACCAAAGAATAGATGCTTATAAAGATACTGCGTTTTATAGGAAGCATCTTGCTTATCCCTGCATGCGTAGCGCTCACCACGAGTTTCTACAAAGGGATAATATCAATAAAATACGTTTCAGAATCAGGGATTCTTTTTATATTAGGCGCATTAGCCTATTCTGTTCTGCACCTGGTCTTTGTCAAACTTGATTTTTTATATGTCCTTGGACACGAACTTACGCATGCGATAGCAACATTTTTTTCAGGCGGAAAAGTCAAAGGCATGAAAGTATCCAGTAGAGGCGGCAGTATAAGGACTACCACGCCCAATCTTTTTGTTGCCCTGGCGCCGTATCTTATTCCAGGGTATACAGTTTTTATAGCGCTTTTGTATTTTTTATTATCGTTCTTTACAGATGTAGACAGGTTTTCAGGCATTTTTATATTTCTAATAGGTTTTACTCTTATGTTCCATCTCTCTTACACTGCGCAGTCCATAAGAGAGAAGCAATCAGATTTGATTAAGTCAGGATATTTATTCTCTATATCCTTTTTGTACATAGTTAATCTTGTAATTGTATTTGCGATAGTAAGCTTTTTGTTCAATGTATCTTTTACGAATTTTTTGTCAGAGGCTTATGAGGGATCAAAACAGTTTTACTGTTATTCCTGGAAGCAGTTGTTTTTGTGAAGAAGGTCCTTCGACGCGCCAAATAATGCTTCGCATTATTTGGCTTGCTCAGGATCAATTTTGCTTCGCAAAATTGGAGAGATCGCATAGCCTGGCCTAGTGCGCGCGCTTGGAAAGCGCGTAGACGGGCAACCGTCTCCAGGGTTCGAATCCCTGTCTCTCCGCCGAATTTGCCGAAGGCAAATTCGATCCCGAGCAAGTCAAATAATGTGACGAATAGGAACATTATTTGGCGTGTCGAGGGACATCTTGCGACGTTTGTGTAATGTGGAAGGTGTAATGTGTAATGAAAAAATTTAGTTTAATCACAATTTTTATTCTTCTACTTGGTATCGTAGCCATATTCTATATACAATTTCTCACCCCCACACTATATGGGGCGGATGGGTATTTGCATATTAGGATGGCTGAGTTTTTGCGGGATCTTGGGCCGAGGTATGATTTTCACTGGGCAAGGTACTCTACCTTTAGCGAGAATTTTTCAGACAAGGATTTTCTGTTTCACACGCTTTTAGTTCCATTTACAGGTTTTGAAAATATATTCTATGGCGCCAAGCTCGCGGCAGCATTATTTGCAGCGCTTTTGTTCTTTGTATTTTACCTGATACTTAGGAAATATTCTGATAGGATCGTCTTGCCGTTTTTCCTTATCTTATTTTTCTTCTCAGACATGTTCTTGCAGGCAATATCCAGACCCAGGCCTATCTCTCTCGTAATTTTAATAAGTTTAGTTGCCATACATCTTGTTATAAAAAAGCGGCATGGCCTGCTATTTTTGGTGGCACTTCTCTATAGTCTCGGCCATATTACAAGCCCTTTAATCATTATCTACGCGTTAATAGTCGAGATTGTAAGATATGCAGATAAAAAGGAATTTTGCGCAAAGACGCTTCTTGTCGCATTTTCAGGCGTAGCGTTGGGTTTTCTAATTCATCCAAATGTCCCGAATAATTTCCTTCAATTTTATTTAAACTCGATTCTTGTACCGCTTTATACGATGAAGACAGGTATCCTTGAGCTGGGTGCTGAGTTTTTCCCGATTAATACGCGGCAGTTTCTTTTAGGTTACCCGGTTATAGTAATAGGTGTAATTACTTTAATATTCGTTGGTATTTCTAAAAGGCCAAAGATCAGATTTGAGACCAAGGTATTTCTGACGCTGGGCATGGTATTTTTCATACTTTCTTTTATCTGTAGGCGCTATCTCTTGCATGGTTATCCGATAATGCTCGTAGCCCTTGCATCATATTGTTCAGATTCTGAAATAAAAAACATCAGCAAAAAGGCAACTGTCTTTATAGTCGCTGGAATGCTGCTCTTAGGTTTTAATTCCTTTAAAGCTGTCAGATATAACGGCCTTGTTACAAAGATCGTAAACACGCACTACGAGAGATTCGGCAAGTGGATGAAAGACTATATTCCAGATGAAAAACTCATATTCCACGCCAACTGGTCTGATTCGCAATATTTCATAGGACTAAATCCAGACAATGATTACTTCGTCACACTCGACCCTGTTTACATGTATAAGTGGAATCCAGAGCTTTACAAGTTGTACAGGGATGTCTCATTTGGAAATACTGACAATCCTTATGCTATACTAAAGAATAAATTTAAGATAAAATACGGCTACGTAGGCAAAAACTATTTCAAGGGCCTGATCGAACAAATAAAAGCAGATTCCAGATTCACAATACTAACCGAAGACAACTTCGGCATAATTTTTACACTAACATAAAGTTATTTTCGGAGAGGTGGCAGAGCGGCCGAATGCGGTGGTCTTGAAAACCATTATGGGCTTACGCTCATCGGGGGTTCGAATCCCTCCCTCTCCGCCATGTGTCATTGCGAGGGCATGAAATGCCCGAAGCAATCCCACCAAATCATCATAACCCCTATATTTTCCAAGCACATATAACATCAGCTGACCTCAGCTAACATCAGTTTTCATCAGGCATACTTTGTCCATTTTTTGACATTTATGTGGTGGAAATGTGGTGGCCTTCTTCTGTCATTGCGAGTCCCTCGGCTTCACTCGGGATAAACTCCGCGAAGCAGCCTCTATTAAAATATCTGAACATTACTGGGCTAATAAGATTTAATAGAGGCTTCATACGAATAATATTGCAAGAAACCGTTTTCTGTGGTATACTTATTATATAAGATGTTACCCTTAAAGCGAATGTAACTTTTACCAAAAATAAAGGCTATTTTTTTATCTGCATTATGATTAACTTTAAAAAAGCCTACTATTTGAAGATTATAGCTATAACAGTGACTGTGTTTTTGTTTTTTAACACTACAGTCTACGGTACAGATCTATCTGATATAAAACAGCTTAGAATTCCCCTTTCATCTTGCAGTAAGGGGAGACTTAGTAAAGCTTATGAAAGTTTCAGAAGGACAAAGGAGAAATTAGGTACATTTTCTTATGTTGCAAACGGTAGAGACCAGGAACAAGAGCAGGGTAATAGAAATACTACCTCTTCTCAAAGACAACAATCTCAGCCTATTTTAAAGTCTTTTTCAAAATCCCTTTTTGGCCGCACGCCTTTTAGGTATAGAGCCTTTTTGTTTTTCATGCCAGGCCTCTTTACCTTTATGTCTATTTTAGATTTAAATGCCAATGCACTTTCATATACTCCAGCACCAGTTAGTTCTGTTGAAGTGGTAGAAGTTATTACTTATCAAGAGCAGCAAAGTCAAAAAGTAACACAGGAAAAGATAGATAGGTTAATAAAACAGTTAGACGAAGATACTACGCGAGATACTGCTATAGATAAGCTAGTCAAAATCGGAGAACCCGCAGTAAATCCTCTTATTGAATCATTGAGGAATATGGACAGCCCCGTAATTGGCGCCCGCATACCCACTATCATTGCCTTAGGTCTAATAGGCCATGAAAGAGCAGTAAAACGTCTCATTGAATTATTGGAAAGTCAGAGGTACCCTATTCGCGAAGCCGCAGACACTGCTTTAGTCAAGATAGGCGAACCCGCAGTTTCTGCTCTAACCAAGGAATTAAATTCAGATGATTGGTGGGTTCAGAAAACAATTGCCCGCATACTCGGCGATATAGGCGACTCTCGATCAGCCCCTGCATTAATAAAGGTATTGGGCGATAAAAATTCAGGTGTTCGAGAAAATGCCGCAAAAGCTCTTGGCAAGATAGCCGATACTCAAACACTTTCTGCCTTATTTAACGAAATAACCAATGAGAGCTCTTCTATCAGAGAACATGCTAAGGAAGTCATTATTAATGTCAGCGGGAAATCCGCAGTTTACTTAACGAATGTCCTCTCCAGTAAAGATAAGTCTGTAATACAATACGCCTCAGAGCTTCTTATTGAAATAGGGAATAACTCTATTCCGGCATTAAAAGAAGGCTTGGATAGCGAAAACTCTACCCTACGCCAGAACACCCTCAAAGTCCTAGAACAGATCTCCCCAGAAGACGCCAAGCTCTACAAGAAACAACAGACCCAAAAACTCATTAAGAAAGGAAGCCCATACATCATAAAGGGAATAATAGCCCTCGTATCACTGACTGTCATAGGAGGCATTCTCTGGGGCATCATAAGATTCCTCCGCAACAGGAACAAACCACCCACCCAGGGACCAAAGCCATCACCAGCATCTCCATCTATATCAAGGTCAATATTCAATACCATCAGGCAGAAATTCCATCTATTCATGATAGTTACCTTCCTTACGCTTATACCTATATCTACTCTAAAGGCAAATACACCTTTACTATTAAGTCCTCCTGGGCAGGAAGAGGTGGTAACTCCTCAAGATAAACAAGATGAAGAGGTGAGTCAGAGAGAGATTAAGAGGTTGATAAGGGATTTATTGTCAGTTGATAATTATAATACTTCAGCAGCAAGAAAGACTCTGAGAAAATTGAGAAGGATAGGCAAACCTGCAATCTCTCTTTTAATC
The sequence above is a segment of the Candidatus Gorgyraea atricola genome. Coding sequences within it:
- a CDS encoding RtcB family protein; this encodes MYKIEKIDNYRWKIPTSYKQGMKVPGVIYASECLLPEILKDKAPEQVANVAFLPGIVKYSLAMPDIHWGYGFSIGGVAATDPKENGVISPGGVGYDINCGVRLLRSDLTAQDIKPKLQNLINSLFSNVPCGVGSSGDIRVSDKEETEIFLKGAGWAVKKGYGVKEDLEYTENKGCMEGADPDKVSDRAYERGRKQSGTLGSGNHFLEIQVVDEVYDDKIANIFGLFKGQATVMIHSGSRGLGYQVCDDYVKGMVRCLGKYNINVPDRQLACAPLDSPEGKAYFSAMKCAANYAWSNRQCLMYLAREIFEKVFSKSWSDLGLHLVYDVAHNIAKMERHIVDGKEKTLCVHRKGATRAFPPHHPDIPERYKETGQPVIIPGDMGSFSYILAGTKGSMQETFGSTCHGAGRRMSRSAAIRKCSGRRIDKELFDRSGIIVRAKGRSTLAEEAPEAYKDVEAVVDVVHQAGISKKIARMKPLGVIKG
- the serS gene encoding serine--tRNA ligase, which produces MLDIKFIRENPDIVKKAIKNRGLKIDIKELLDLDAERRKILAEVEVLKSDKNKVSKGGKPSPDVIANMKAISQKVADLDGKVGQISQKISTLMLNIPNIPHKSIPVGRPEANKVVRKWGNIPKFDFKPKSHIELGQNLDILDFPRSAKISGSGFCLFKGMGAQLERALINFMLDLHTKEHGYKEVFPPFLVNRASMTATGQLPNLEEDMYRLKDDDLFLIPTAEVPVTNMHRDEVLDEGKLPTYYTAYTACFRREAGSYGKDTKGLMRVHQFDKIEMVKFVKPDSSYDELESLLKCAEEVLKRLKLSYRVIMLSTGDISFATSKCYDIEAWAPGIEKNLEVSSCSNFTDFQARRANIKYRPKDKKKLEYVHTLNGSGIALARTVIAIIENYQEKDGSILIPEVLRPYMNGREKITKE